In one Brevibacillus composti genomic region, the following are encoded:
- a CDS encoding MFS transporter, protein MIAIQALRAYNLFYFSLLSVFISFLPVYLSYRAVSPSDIGLLVGIGSFIGILSQPFWGMISDRRKTIKKVILLTLGLSLLVGFVLFQSSELWLLFLLVGGMYFFMLPTDPLTESLNYRVAEQYGIHFGSVRTFGAIGFASASLIIGFTVDQIGMDRLYWVFAVYGVLTYLMCLVIPDAPVSSKRLSAADLRRFLTYPATLRFFLLILLAAIPHRTNDSFLGVYVQSLGGSTGLIGLAWFVAATSEIAFFALLPRFLRTGREIKMIALASAIYVIRYALCAVVSDPMLVIAIQLMHGITFVTFYTASIQYLYRIIPEEWKATGQTVLAVIFFGISGIIGSFAGGWVFQEWGGAALYLMMAGIALLAFLYSILMWKREEREAETLAGEA, encoded by the coding sequence ATGATCGCCATTCAGGCACTGCGCGCCTACAACCTTTTTTACTTTTCGCTTCTCTCTGTCTTTATCTCATTCTTGCCGGTCTACCTCTCCTACCGGGCAGTCTCCCCATCCGACATCGGGCTACTGGTGGGGATCGGCTCGTTTATCGGCATTCTCTCCCAGCCGTTTTGGGGGATGATCAGCGACAGGCGCAAAACGATCAAAAAGGTGATCCTGCTTACCCTGGGATTATCCTTGCTGGTGGGCTTTGTGCTGTTTCAATCCTCCGAGCTGTGGCTGTTATTTTTGCTCGTGGGCGGCATGTACTTCTTCATGCTTCCCACCGATCCGCTAACCGAAAGCTTGAACTATCGCGTCGCGGAGCAGTACGGCATCCATTTTGGATCGGTTCGGACATTCGGCGCGATCGGATTCGCCTCCGCCTCCCTGATCATCGGCTTTACCGTCGATCAAATCGGGATGGATCGCCTCTACTGGGTGTTCGCCGTGTACGGCGTGCTCACTTATCTGATGTGTCTGGTGATTCCGGATGCGCCCGTCAGCAGCAAGCGCCTCTCGGCAGCGGATTTACGCCGTTTTCTGACGTATCCGGCGACGCTTCGCTTCTTTCTTTTGATTCTTCTGGCAGCGATCCCCCATCGGACCAATGACAGCTTCCTCGGCGTCTACGTCCAAAGCCTGGGGGGCAGCACGGGACTGATCGGGCTGGCCTGGTTTGTGGCAGCTACCAGCGAGATTGCCTTTTTTGCCCTGCTGCCGCGCTTTTTGCGGACGGGGAGGGAGATCAAGATGATTGCGCTTGCCTCGGCCATCTACGTGATTCGCTATGCCCTGTGCGCAGTCGTGTCGGACCCCATGCTGGTAATCGCCATTCAGCTGATGCACGGCATCACGTTTGTTACGTTTTACACGGCCAGCATTCAATACCTCTACCGGATCATCCCGGAGGAGTGGAAGGCGACCGGACAGACGGTGCTTGCGGTGATCTTTTTCGGGATCTCCGGCATTATCGGGTCGTTTGCCGGCGGCTGGGTGTTTCAAGAGTGGGGAGGTGCCGCGCTGTATCTGATGATGGCGGGGATTGCCCTCCTGGCCTTTCTCTACAGCATCCTGATGTGGAAGCGGGAAGAGCGGGAGGCAGAGACGCTGGCTGGCGAGGCCTAG
- a CDS encoding glycosyltransferase family 4 protein: MKTRSVLLICYYFPPIGGGGVPRALKMAKYLGDFGWDVHVLTVDPVYHATLDPTLLAQLPADVRIHRARELQIIPRRGASPETTASAKKKTGNRPAGDSQSASAQAPKGQPSAAEVQAAPRSSLTSQIKQQVVGLLKKVKPYLLIPDDQILWMPQALKLGREIMRREKIDVIFSTSGPVTNHLIAKRLAGEFGCKWVADFRDPWTQNMHTSGIAWRERLEERMEESVMAQADAITTVTATFAENFRAKHGSRVRRMELIYNGFDQEDFIGLTPEHAAPGKFHAVYAGILYQKRNPRLLLQAIQELIEEGKVEREDLLLSFAGVFDYPGYSENRDCVEALGLGDIVRVLGNLPHKEALGLMKGADALLLIGDVSPDAGAYIPGKLYEYMGIGKPILALNKAGEATGIIETFRLGQVADPEDKDAIKQAYYRLYREWKEQGQTGSAERDATFSERVKPYERREQARQLAELMEELLSSAERAGDPTI, from the coding sequence ATGAAAACACGCAGCGTGCTACTTATCTGCTATTATTTCCCGCCCATCGGCGGCGGAGGGGTGCCACGAGCGCTCAAGATGGCGAAATACCTCGGCGATTTTGGCTGGGACGTTCATGTATTAACCGTGGACCCGGTCTACCACGCGACCTTGGATCCGACCTTGCTGGCTCAGTTGCCAGCGGATGTACGGATTCACCGGGCCCGGGAGCTTCAGATCATACCGCGAAGGGGAGCATCGCCGGAGACGACAGCTTCTGCCAAGAAAAAAACAGGCAACCGGCCAGCAGGGGACAGCCAGTCGGCATCCGCCCAGGCGCCAAAAGGCCAACCGTCCGCGGCAGAGGTGCAGGCTGCGCCCCGCAGCAGCTTGACAAGCCAAATCAAGCAGCAGGTCGTGGGCCTCTTGAAAAAAGTGAAGCCTTATCTGCTGATTCCGGACGACCAAATCCTCTGGATGCCCCAAGCGCTCAAGCTGGGCAGAGAGATCATGCGCCGGGAAAAAATAGATGTCATCTTTTCCACGTCGGGTCCTGTCACCAATCACCTGATCGCCAAGCGGCTTGCGGGCGAATTTGGCTGCAAATGGGTAGCCGATTTCCGCGATCCCTGGACGCAAAATATGCATACCTCTGGGATCGCTTGGCGCGAGCGTCTGGAAGAGCGCATGGAGGAGAGCGTCATGGCCCAGGCTGACGCCATTACGACGGTAACGGCCACGTTTGCGGAGAATTTCCGTGCCAAGCACGGCAGCCGGGTGCGGCGGATGGAGTTGATCTACAACGGATTTGACCAGGAGGATTTCATCGGCCTGACGCCGGAGCATGCCGCGCCGGGCAAATTCCACGCCGTCTACGCCGGGATTCTCTACCAGAAAAGAAATCCCCGCCTCTTGCTTCAGGCGATTCAGGAGTTGATCGAGGAAGGGAAGGTAGAGCGGGAGGATCTCTTGCTCAGCTTTGCCGGGGTATTTGACTACCCGGGCTACTCGGAGAATCGCGACTGTGTCGAAGCTCTGGGCCTGGGGGACATCGTCCGCGTGCTGGGCAATCTTCCCCACAAAGAGGCGCTGGGGCTGATGAAGGGCGCGGATGCGTTGCTGTTGATCGGGGACGTCTCCCCGGACGCCGGAGCCTACATCCCCGGCAAGCTGTATGAATACATGGGCATAGGCAAACCGATTCTCGCCTTGAATAAAGCGGGAGAAGCTACCGGAATTATTGAAACCTTCCGTTTGGGACAGGTAGCCGACCCCGAGGACAAGGACGCGATCAAGCAAGCCTACTACCGGCTCTACCGGGAATGGAAAGAGCAGGGGCAGACGGGCTCGGCCGAGCGGGATGCCACGTTCAGCGAGCGGGTCAAGCCATATGAGCGCCGGGAGCAGGCTCGTCAGCTGGCAGAGCTGATGGAAGAATTGCTTTCTTCGGCAGAGCGAGCGGGGGATCCAACGATATGA
- a CDS encoding glycosyltransferase: MDKLRVLHVIGGGEFGGAEQHILNLLASLPADEVEAAVVCFYDSLFASELRKAGVPVIALDRFGRFDLRLLQALREAFRSFQPHLIHTHGVKANFFSRLAARGSGATLLTTVHSSLRYDYTHPLAYALVSLMERGTRRWNRHYIAISGAIAEILQKDGVAQDNISIIYNGTDLSPYRQTDRKDSDRIRLREEWGIPQDVFLFGTVARFVPVKGLPLLVDAFAALVRECADATPHLVMVGDGPERPILEAKVREHGLEGRVAFGGFRQDIPACLHACDAFVHSSYYEGLGYTIIEAMASEVPVVASHVGGVREFVTDHQTGLAVEPGDTAGLTRAMMELLQEPELRARLAQNALALVEGSFTIQQMAAQTLALYRELLE, translated from the coding sequence ATGGACAAATTACGCGTCCTCCATGTTATAGGCGGAGGAGAGTTTGGCGGCGCGGAACAGCATATTCTCAATCTGTTGGCATCTCTCCCTGCAGATGAAGTGGAGGCGGCGGTAGTCTGCTTTTACGACTCCCTTTTTGCAAGCGAGCTGCGCAAAGCTGGCGTGCCCGTCATCGCCCTGGACCGTTTCGGGCGTTTTGACTTGCGGCTGCTGCAGGCGCTGCGGGAGGCATTTCGCTCTTTTCAGCCGCATCTCATACATACACACGGGGTAAAAGCCAACTTTTTCTCCCGATTGGCTGCCAGAGGCAGCGGCGCAACACTGCTGACGACCGTGCACAGTTCACTGCGCTACGACTATACCCATCCGCTCGCCTACGCCCTCGTCTCCCTGATGGAGCGCGGGACACGCAGGTGGAATCGGCATTACATCGCGATCAGCGGGGCCATCGCCGAGATTTTGCAAAAGGATGGCGTCGCCCAGGATAACATCAGCATCATCTACAACGGGACAGACCTCTCCCCATACAGACAGACGGACCGAAAGGATTCGGACCGGATCCGGCTTCGCGAGGAATGGGGCATTCCGCAGGATGTCTTTTTGTTTGGAACGGTTGCCCGGTTCGTACCGGTCAAGGGCCTTCCTCTGTTGGTCGACGCTTTCGCGGCGCTTGTGCGGGAATGTGCGGATGCGACTCCTCACCTCGTGATGGTCGGGGATGGACCCGAGCGTCCGATCCTGGAAGCAAAGGTACGAGAGCACGGCCTGGAAGGAAGAGTCGCTTTCGGCGGCTTTCGGCAAGATATACCCGCCTGCCTCCACGCTTGCGATGCGTTCGTCCACTCTTCGTACTACGAAGGGCTCGGCTATACCATCATCGAAGCGATGGCTTCGGAGGTGCCGGTCGTGGCCAGCCATGTCGGGGGCGTGAGAGAGTTCGTCACCGATCATCAGACAGGGCTTGCGGTAGAGCCTGGCGATACAGCCGGATTGACACGAGCGATGATGGAACTCTTGCAGGAGCCTGAGCTGCGGGCCCGTCTGGCACAGAATGCGCTTGCTCTGGTGGAGGGCAGCTTTACCATCCAGCAGATGGCGGCGCAAACGCTGGCGCTGTACCGCGAGCTGCTCGAGTAA